TTTTTGATCTGGTAAAATGATTTATAAATATGGTCTTAATCATTTTTAATGATGAAAGGATTTTATGAACGCTTCAGATCTTCAAGTCTTTAAGGTTGTTGCCCACGAGGGAGGCATGACTAAAGCCGCCCAGGTCCTTAATACCGTTCAGTCCAACATCACCGCTCGCATCCGCATTCTGGAAGAAGAGCTTGGCGTTCCTCTTTTCTATCGCGACAAGAAAGGCGTGCGCCTGACCTCCGCTGGAGAACGCCTTATACCCTATGCAGAAAAGATCCACGATCTCTTAGCCGAGGCCAAGGAAATCGTCGCACAGACAGACACTCCTCAAGGAGCTTTGCGCATTGGCTCCCCAGAAACGACAGCGGCTCTTCGCCTTTCCAATATTCTTTCAGATTATGGAAAAAAACATCACGACGTAGACTTGTCATTGGTCACGGGAACGACAGAGTTTCTCATTGAAAACGTTCTCGCAAGAAATCTGGAAGGTGCGTTTGTTTCTGGCAATGTCGACGATCCGCTTTTAGCGTCCTTTCCAGTCTTTGAAGAAGAAATGGTTTTCTATATACCGAAAACAGCCAAAGATCCGTTTTCATTTTTGAGAAATCAAA
This region of Bdellovibrio sp. BCCA genomic DNA includes:
- a CDS encoding LysR family transcriptional regulator, whose translation is MNASDLQVFKVVAHEGGMTKAAQVLNTVQSNITARIRILEEELGVPLFYRDKKGVRLTSAGERLIPYAEKIHDLLAEAKEIVAQTDTPQGALRIGSPETTAALRLSNILSDYGKKHHDVDLSLVTGTTEFLIENVLARNLEGAFVSGNVDDPLLASFPVFEEEMVFYIPKTAKDPFSFLRNQKAKVYVFCTGCSYRRRLEKILTEHNITQVKVMEMGSFDGILACVGAGLGITLLPKAFSEEKTWKARWSHNIAVYGLKKSAAIVPTYFIRRKDTFLSPALKSFMEIIS